A genomic stretch from Clostridia bacterium includes:
- a CDS encoding 4'-phosphopantetheinyl transferase superfamily protein gives MLETYFLKIDKDLVFDSNDYGKPVLLAPSEIHFNISHSGSWVVCAIDENPVGIDVEVMKPIDFKIAERFFSRDEYETLMNQPDEMRLKYFYMIWTLKQSCFKEKEKVFGIALDLI, from the coding sequence ATGCTTGAAACTTATTTTTTGAAAATAGACAAAGATTTGGTTTTCGATTCAAATGATTATGGAAAGCCTGTTTTACTAGCACCGAGCGAAATCCATTTTAACATTTCACATTCAGGAAGTTGGGTGGTTTGTGCAATAGATGAAAACCCAGTTGGGATAGACGTAGAAGTAATGAAGCCAATTGATTTTAAGATTGCAGAAAGGTTTTTTTCAAGAGATGAGTATGAGACTCTAATGAATCAGCCTGATGAAATGCGTTTAAAGTATTTTTATATGATTTGGACTTTGAAGCAAAGTTGTTTTAAGGAAAAAGAGAAAGTATTTGGTATTGCTTTGGACTTAATATAA